A window of Eucalyptus grandis isolate ANBG69807.140 chromosome 4, ASM1654582v1, whole genome shotgun sequence genomic DNA:
CATAATTTTCATGATGCTCCGAATAAACAATACAACACATTTAGAACGCTCAAATCCTTCCAGCATTGGTTTCACATGATGATTAAAGTACTCCAACACTGACTTCACACAACAAAAGGATTTGCAGAGTctcaaaaagggcaaaaaagtCAATCGCTATAAGTATTAAAGCTTTCCAGTATCCAGATTTATTAAAACAAGGAGAGTTAACAAATATGTTAGAACTTTGCCTCGTTAAAGTACTTACAAAATCGGCAAACTTCTGTATAGGAGCTTTGGACATCTGTGCCGTCTCAACCAAGCTAATGATCTGACTCAAGACCGCATCACTTCCTACTTTGGTAGCTCGCATGTGAAGGACACCGTGTAAATTGATTGTACCTCCAATGACCAACAAATTGACCTCCTTTAGAACAGGGAGAGATTCACCAGTTACCATACTCTCATTGACATAACTGGATCCCCATTCTACCGTGCCATCAGCAGGAACCTTTGTACCAGGCAGAACTTTCAATATGTCACCTGGCTGAATTAGCAAAGCATCTATTTCTCGCTCACTGATATACCTTCCGCCTGCAACATCAATAATTTACTCCAATttactataaaataaaaaaattcaatctccTAGTCAGAGAAAAAGGGTGCCACAATAATTAGGTTGAGGATCATATTTCTAAAGCTACTCTCAAATCAGTCGAAGGGAAGTACAATAACCTTTGTCCTTGACAAGCAGCAATGCTGTTGCAGGTGCAAGTTCCACAAGCTTCTTGATGGCATCAGATGTTTTCCCTTTTGCAAGAGACTCCAAGTATTTCCCCAACAGCACAAAAGTTATCAGCATGGAGCTTGTCTCAAAGTATGTAGGAGACCAAAAACCGGTAAGTGCACCATACAGAAGTGCACCAACAGAATAGAAATAAGACGCAGAAGTTCCCAATACAACCAGAACATCCATATTAGTTGAACCATTTCGAAGAGCTCTCCAAGCTGCGACATAGAAACGCCTGCCGATCACAAATTGCACGACGCTCACCAATGCCCACTTCAACCAATCACCCATTAAAAAAGGTCCACAGCGCCATAGCAGCAGAGAGTAGACCATTGGTATTTGAGGACAAACTACCCGAATGATAAAGACCGGAATCTACAGCCAATACATCAAACACAAACTGTTAAGACttaaacaaacaacaaaaaggaTTAAGTTGGCAAGAAGGCTATGTCTAACATCTGGACCCTGAATTAATTCTTCACCCACATATTACTCTAAACATCCTTAGAATGAGTGATCCTGACATATATGCTAATGATCATTGATCAAGGAAGTAAAAATTCCATCGAAGTAGAAACAATGCATCCAAAAGGAGGAGCCTCCTCTTCAAGGCGACCGCACAACAGAAACAGGAAGGTGAAAGCACATCTTTCTATTACTAGTGTTGTGGAGAGAGAAGGCAAAGAGGAAATGGAAGAAATACTCACACTTAAAAATAAGCTAGATGTGAAAAGCCGAAACATCTTAGTTGTTTCTTCaacatctttagaggtcatccTTGAATATGGGTTCATGACATGTAACTTAAACTGGCCACTGCTCGCTCCCTCAATTGAGTCAACTAAGGAGCGGGAGGTCACAACTTCAGGATCAAAGAGAATATCGAGTTCTCCGGACGTCCTGTCAAAGCGAAACTGTCTAACACCCTTTAAGCTGCTTAGTATGCCTTCAAGAAAATGCACATCCATCACACTGAATACCCCCGCCACGCCAAGTATGATCTTATCCTGTTGACTACTTTGCACCAGTGAAGCTTCGAAACCAGCATCTTCAATCGCATTGACTATGTCATCTTTACTGATTACAGCAGGATCGTACTCCACTTCACCTAATGATGTCGCCAATGCAACTACTGCTCCCTTGACACCAGGAAGACTTCTCAAGATGCCTTCAACAGAATTAACGCAGGCTGCACAAGTCATTCCTCCGATAGTGAACTGCCCTAAGAGTGTTGTTTGCTGCTTTGTTTTTGAAGAATTTGGTTCAGGCAGAATCTCTGCGTCAAAGCCCGCATCTTCAATTGCATTCTTGATGTCTACTTCCTGAAATCACGATGTAGTCACAAAAAACTGTCAAAAATAAGGAATAAACAACTCAGCACTTCACAAATAAGCTACAAAAGCAAAATTAGACAATGAATAGGCTAGGTAATGTCTTCTGCGGACGTAAGTCACAATGAAGCATCTGCAGCCCACGTTGATTCAAAAAGAAGGGTTGACTATGGCTCGAAGTTAATCccgattgaatttgaaatcagaCCCATTATTGCAATTGTAAGGAAATCCGCGCCATTATAGGAAGGTCCACATTGAAGTCTTGCCAACAGAATCAAGGccaatgcaaaatgtttaaacTTCCGCATTATGTCCGTAAAGAGAAGGGAGTGAAATTGTTGCTCCAACAATACTGGAAGAGATATAAATTACGTCTCGCAATATAAAACAGATGTAACCAGAATAGTTTAGTTTAGCAGGACAATCCACAAAATCCTACCTAGCCAATGTTAATGAAGCCCATCAGTAGAACAGATGGATAATCACAAAACCAAAGCAAAGAAAGATTCACGAAGGTTTCAACACTAATCTCTGTAACCCAGGCAAGCTGCAATGACAATGGAAATCTAGTTTCCGAAAAAGGGGTAATGCTAACTAAACCACAAGAGAACTACGAAGACTAGGACACTAACCGACAGTTGAAGTCAGAAATTTAACTAAACAAAGCTCGAAGGAGGCGATCCTCCTGCGATTGCTTGATCTAATTGTGAAGGATGCAAAGAGCGATCAAAATCGGCTTTTGATCGAATGACTGAGCTCGCGAGCCACTAGAAATAAACCAACTTCTCAAGCTCCCGAATCCACGAGCCATCTCCCCAACTTCCCAAAAGACAACACCAAGCAAAATAGAAGGAGCAGAAAAACCGAGGAGCATCGACCGACCTTGACCAAACTAGGATCGTAGACGACGTCGGCCTTGTTCTGCAGCAAGGCCACGGAGGCCCGCAGGACGCCGTCGACGCCCCGGAGCGCCTCCTCCACGGAATTCGAGCAGGCGGCGCAGGTCATCCCGGTCACCCTCACCTGCACCCTCCGCATCCCCGCCGCCTCCCCGGCGCTCGCCGGCGCGTTGTCCTCGTACGAATCGAGCAGCCTGACGTCCTCGAGGTcggcccccgccgccgccgccgccttcttCCAGGTCGTCCCCGGTTTTCCGGCCGGCGGCGCCGGAGAGGCGGGAGCTGGAGGTCCACGAAATTCGGGGCCATCGGAAACGGTGCCGGAGCTTGGGGATCTCCGACGGGAATGCCGCCGGAAAAGGCAGGGTGGGGATCGAATCCTCGTGCGCGGAAATCGAGAGGAAGCTGCCGAGGATTCCGAGGAAGATGCAGAAGAAGGACCACCGCCGGAGCTtcggaggaaggagaagacaGCGGTCGTTTTTAACGGAGAGGGAAGGACCGGTAGATGGGGGATTTACGGTTGTGCCCTCGGCGGGGGGGAAGGTTTTCCCCGCTTTGTTGTGTATTTGTGTAGTACGACCGGTGGCGGTCCTGGTGGGAGGGAGTTGTACTGCATGAAAAGGTTTTGCGGGTGATCGTGATATGATGTGGAATTGGTTTCGGTTGAGATTTTGAATAGTTGGTGAAaacttaccatttttttttcttttctcttgcaaagaaggcaactttttttttttttttttggtcctagCAAAGAAGCCAACtcaagtaagaaaaaaaaaaaaaggccattcTCTACTGTCGAAGTCATTAATCTCGTGAATCAGAGCGctctcatgaaaaataaataatttaaaaaatatcttctgaaacataattgtttatatcaattgaaataattagctgatggaaaatgtttttatttgtttgatagTTTGAGAAAAGCGAATTCCTTTTTGTCAGAAGAGGAATTCGTTTTCTTTCGATCTAAACTTGTTCTTTCCAGTCCTTGAAAAGGGTTTTCTATAGATAGGTTGGTTTTCTATTGTATAAAAATCGAGAAGTCAAGAAATAATATTTCAGAAAATAGCTTTCCTTTAAATAAACGGATCTTATTTCAAGTTGAATGACTCGAATGGAATATTATCCATGTCCCATTTTGAGCGATCAAACTTACACAATAgccacaaaaggaaaagaaaatgatgaagttgACGGAAGAATCCCCACATTTTGAGTTAGATTTTGATATCTCTATTTGGATTCTCTCCTTTTCGTTTGCAAAATCCTCTTTTTTTGCGTGTTCCCAAGTACAATTGTTTTGTTACTGTATTAGCAGGCATTGAATTTGTACATCCCGAGCTTTTAGCGTCTTCCAAAACGTATGGGAAAAAAATgtctagaaaaaaagaatgcattttgcTTAATAATTTAATGGTCTAAGCTTCTAGAGAGCTATGGGTAGGGGTACCCAGGAGGAGCTAATAATCtacactaaaaaataaaatttctcaagGAATTTTTATAAATGGCAGGCCTGTGACATCGAATGAGAAGTGAGCAATTAATGCAGTCCACTATAGAAGCCGAAAAAGGAATCATTGGTGGggatgaaagagaaaaaggttgGTTGCTATTTTGGTCGGGGGATGGAATTGGAATTAAGAAATAAAGGGAGGGATTTGTTGGAAAATTGGATGAGGGTTAGATGAGCAAATCCCACCTGATAagtattgtatttttttttttttttttttgcagaaatgggTCCCTGTCCTCGGACCTAACTGATGGAGACTTTGCGGTGGTGGTGTTGGGGTTGTTGCTTTGAAGCTGAGTcaacaacaacaatttatataccgaccaaaaaaaacaacaacaacaatttatttgataaaattaaggaaaagacAAACGAAAATTGGGGTAATTTGATCGTTTTGAGGAAGATGCTCGAAAGCCTTTGTTTGGGGAGAAAACATGGCTTTGCCTTCAAGGAATTGGGGACGTTTTTTCTCCTCCATTCCCCATGTTTTTCTCCACAGAAAAAGAGGAGCTGTTTAACTTGTTAAGGTCCCCGAGCACAGTTCAGACCAGACTTTCAATccatttattatattaaaaaaaaaaaggatagaagAAGTGAAAATGCGTCATTGATGAAGTAATGGTTTGAAATGAACTATATGAATGATGACCGTTCATTTGCTAAGTCAAACTATGcatggtaatttaatttttaagataagGTGAACATTAAAAGAAATCCAAAACTATGTCCCTTGTAATATAAATATCCCACACTTTTTTTAGTGTCGCCAAAACCTTAAACTTATCCACTATGACATAAATACCCATAACTTTTTTTGTACCactaaaaaaacttaaacttatACATGTGCGACATATATACTATCTATTTCAGTTCcgtttaaaatatatttgtcacGCTAatataggtttaagatttttgtgacacaaaaaaaaaaaaaaattggaacatttGTATCACAACgagcaaatttaaaatttttaatgaaacacaaaaaaaaaaagtttggagtatTTAAGTCATAATGAGCCTAGTTTTGGGTCTTTTGTACCATTAACCCTTTAAGATATTAGCAATAAGAAAGCAAATTATTATATTGCGATATAATGAAATAGTCTTTAGTCATGAGGTCAAGAGAATATTGATAAAAAATGGTTTAGTTGAACGAAAAGGGTACGGTTCTAGAATTGCTGAATAAACTTTTGGAAGGCTTCAATGTTAGAAATAGGAAATTAGAGGcctttaaagaaaatataacaaGAGCATCTATAGTCACGAAGGTATGATTTTATTGACAAATGTTGCATTTACTCAtcttaaatttctaaaaattagaaGCTGGGGGATTGTACGCTCTTTTGTGAAATTATAAAATCTCATATGAAAGAAAGGAAGGTATATTTATTAGCGCATAACGTGTGTCTGGGCACAATTATTGGTGCATTCATTATAATAATAACCTTAACAATTAcagtaataattataataataatcgATTCACACACGTTTATTTTTATGGGCACGTGCCAGCCATTTGAGTGGGCCTGAGTCGGAACGACGGATGCCACCAGGGGGTCCAGGGCTGGCCACGTGACTAGCATGTCCTTCCATTCATTTGAATAATGccgccaaagaaaaaagaaaaagaaatgctgcatttaattaatgatattgattttttaataaagtaACGTAACTTGTTCTCATTAAATTGAATTCGTCATCCACATGTTTTAATATCGCGAAAATTACATAACATTAATAATTCCTGtcaatttatattattttgggtTTTATTAATTCTCAACTCATTTGTAAtctatttattaaataattagttttactctaaactcatttataatcatttattaaataattagtaTCTATaataatcaatttcattttatcttCTTGAATCTTCCCAGGGGAAATGCTCGAAATGGAAGGGATCGAACCGACGGATGAAGGGCATTTCTGGTATTACGGAATATGCTGGGAGcggcgtctctctctctctttatcctACGAGTTTCGTCTGGATCGGCAGCCGTCATTGTCGAAGGGCGTTTGACCGTTCTACCCCCGAGCAAAAACATAACGTTTTTCGTGCCGATCTTTTGACAAGCTCACACGCCAAAGATATGTTCAAAATTGCTTGTTTTCCACGTTTCTCTACGCGTGTATTGGTGTATGTATAGTTGTGGGCTCCCCTTTTACAATcacaattattaaaaaaaattaagattgatatcaggaaaaatcttaaactttgacaaatttaatctaaacaaatttttgactatcaaaaatcacaaatttgtatatccataaaatttattccaaatcaATATTCTAATTATTAAAACATCTTTGTGATATATTAACAATCTGTTAACtctcattaaattaaattaatataaaaaacataaacatatgcatttgtgataaataaatGGTAAAACCTAAAATTGGTATATTCGTTAACTACCATATATTATcaaatttagcaatttaatgTTATAAATTAATGGAaactaaatttgtcacaaatataacagttttgggtttttcgtgatcaacaaattaattttggttaaattgGTCACACatttatcaatttgaggttttttgtgatacctttaaaaatatatgaaatcgGTCGATTTAACACATTCCGGCAtctaataaacaaaattttgacaAGGGACTTGCATATTCATGGTTAGACTAAGATAGTTGACATGGCTTATAATGATTATGCGATATCAACTATTACTAACTACAAAATGCCTAAGGGCACATACGTTATGACATTGTGCTCTTTAGAAAGTTTTATTGCATCAAGGGGGTTATTACACTTATCTTGTGATCCTACACTTCAACTTACATTTTTCGGATAGTCGGGACCAATGTTGATCTCCAAGGCCTATCTTGAATCCAACAAGGTAACAAGGTGTCAAAGGAGCGGTTTATAATAGTTAAAGGCAATGCCTAATTGTCAAACAAGTAGTTAGTGTTTCAACATACGCATTGCCTATAAAATCATGAacaccttttttattttcttttctacgtACCTATGTGGTAGCAAAGCACTTTTTGCTTTTGGATTACAAAGCTAGTTAGTggactttccttttttcatgaGTGCTCATTATCTATAAATAGGATGGCATTGAGGCTGAAGTGCATGTATCGGCGACAAGATTCATTATTATTGTCATGATGATCATAAGAAAATACGCTTCAGGTAGCACAAGGATCGTGCAGCTCCCTCCATCCTTCTGGAGCAAAGGCTTTGAGATCCAATGGCAAAGAAAGTGGGTCAAAAGCAAGATCACACACTGAAATTTAGGAGAGATCAAATCTGATGTTTTGTGGATCATGTTAAGAATCCTACTTTTAGTGGGGAGTTTTTAAGGCATGCAAAGCTCTAAAGGATTTCATGGGCCAATGAGGGAGAAGTGTTTGAGAAATGACATCGTTTCCACTTACCCAAAAAGCAGGCAAGAGGAAAAGgtacaagagagagagagagaaggacctAAATTTCCATGTCACTCAGCACGGTCTCGACAACAAAATGGAACTCCAAATCCTCCCACCAAATTCAGCTTCTTTCGTCTTGTTCTGTCTTGTGGCGTGTTCCTTGGCTTTTTCTAGATAAGCATAcgcaagaggaggaggagaccaCCTCCAATGGCCCCCACCACCCACCGATTCTCTTTTTGCTCAGCCCATGGTTTTCCAGGTGGACTGCATCTTCTGTCCGTCCCTGCTCCACGTTCTTCGCGTCCCTCCcatcaaatttcaatcaaattgagtcGGCATCTAATCCGTTCGTCAAGACTTGTAAGGCATCGGGCATGAGTTTCCAGTTAGTCGCTCGCCCTACATCTGTGCCCTTGAATTACATAAAAAACAAGAATTCATAATTCCTTTTTGCGTGACAGGGAAAGGTGACGTGTGGAATTTCTAACTAGGTCGATCTGGAAGTCCGGCGATGACTCGGTCCTCTCCTTTTGCTAATGTTGTCCACTATTTTCAAACAGAAAACCTAAAAGCGCAAGGGCAATCTAGTCAGCTCGTAGACCTTTTCGAAACTTTAAAACAAAAGGTAAGATTCTGTGCATAACAAAACTATGCCAACGCGCATATGCAAAATTCTTATTAGGTCAAATCGACAGAAACAAGGCCAAGGATTAAAGTAGGAAGAGTCAGTGGGGGTGGGGGCATATGGACGTCTAAATCAAAGCCGTTTCCAATTTGGAAAATTGGGGTTGCCGGAAGGACGGTTGGGCGACTTCCCCCTTGCCTTCTTTGTAATTCACACCTCCCCAAAATCTCTGGCCAACCACTCTTTGTTATCGTATGGTCAACAACCGACTCCAACATCACCAGAAATTGGATTAGTTTTGTAAAGGTGCGTGAACAtccaacctctctctctctctctaagctcCTTCCTCCCAAATTGGATTTAGTTTGTTTCCCATTCTCATGGCTGCATCCAATCCCAACACTCTCTTGTCTCTTGTCTTCCCAGTGTTCCTATCGAACTTGATATTAATAACTGCCACCGTTTGAAAAGGTACGGTGATTTCTCTTTCTACGGCTTATTGAATCTGATGAATGATACTCCTCCTCAATGAAACAATTATCATGGGATAGACCTAATAATTGGACAAGCCTAACATGAGCTTGAGTTGGGCCCAACCCAAGGGGTAACATGCATTAACCTTGTCCAGGCCTACCCACGTCCGGGGTGCACGAGACCGTTTCTGGAGCCAGCCCTGCCCAATCATATGGGCTAAATTCTCTTAACATGATTTGGAACACATTATTTATCCATGAAATGATAGGGAGTGTTGAGATGGGAAGAAAGAGTAAGGGTCGTGGGTTACTGAGTAAAGTCGAGTCGTTGATTGTGTAAATTGGTATGACAGAGAGAGGCACTAGATGGCGAGGAGTGTTGATCACGACTGGGATAGAAGCCAT
This region includes:
- the LOC104440617 gene encoding copper-transporting ATPase RAN1 — translated: MRRVQVRVTGMTCAACSNSVEEALRGVDGVLRASVALLQNKADVVYDPSLVKEVDIKNAIEDAGFDAEILPEPNSSKTKQQTTLLGQFTIGGMTCAACVNSVEGILRSLPGVKGAVVALATSLGEVEYDPAVISKDDIVNAIEDAGFEASLVQSSQQDKIILGVAGVFSVMDVHFLEGILSSLKGVRQFRFDRTSGELDILFDPEVVTSRSLVDSIEGASSGQFKLHVMNPYSRMTSKDVEETTKMFRLFTSSLFLSIPVFIIRVVCPQIPMVYSLLLWRCGPFLMGDWLKWALVSVVQFVIGRRFYVAAWRALRNGSTNMDVLVVLGTSASYFYSVGALLYGALTGFWSPTYFETSSMLITFVLLGKYLESLAKGKTSDAIKKLVELAPATALLLVKDKGGRYISEREIDALLIQPGDILKVLPGTKVPADGTVEWGSSYVNESMVTGESLPVLKEVNLLVIGGTINLHGVLHMRATKVGSDAVLSQIISLVETAQMSKAPIQKFADFIASIFVPTVVALSFLTFVAWYLAGAFGAYPEEWLPDKSNYFVLALMFSISVVVISCPCALGLATPTAVMVATGVGANNGVLIKGGEALERAQKVKYVIFDKTGTLTQGKATVTTAKVFNEMDRGQFLNLVASAEASSEHPLGKAIVEYARHFHFFDDPSETDDALNSKESMNSGWLQDVTEFSALPGRGIQCFIEGKRVLVGNRKLLVESGIAIPTHVDNFVVELEESARTGILVAYGDALIGVLGVADPLKREAAVVVEGLKKMGVSPVMVTGDNWRTARAVAKEVGIEDVRAEVMPAGKAEVICSFQKDGSIVAMVGDGINDSPALAAADVGMAIGAGTDIAIEAADYVLMRNNLEDVITAVDLSRKTFARIRCNYVFAMAYNVIAIPVAAGVFFPWLRIVLPPWVAGACMAFSSVSVVCSSLLLRRYKKPRLTTILEITVE